Sequence from the Brevundimonas diminuta genome:
TCTTCGCGCCGCTAACGGCGAGGCAGGTCTCGGCAGAAGTCGGCCAGCGCCCGCGGGTAAAGCTGATGCTCGGCGGTCTTGACGCGTTCGGCCAGGGCCTCGGCCGTGTCGCCTTCGACGATCGGCACGCGCGCCTGGCCCAAGATCGGACCTTCATCCACGCCTTCGGTCACCAAATGGACCGTGCAGCCGGCCTCGGCGTCGCCGGCGGCGATCGCACGGGCGTGGGTGTCCAGACCCGGATAGAGGGGCAGCAGACTGGGGTGGATGTTCAGCATCCGCTCGCGCCAGCCGCCGACCAGCCAGGGCGTCAGAACGCGCATATAGCCGGCCAGCGCCACCACCTCGACGCCGGCGTCACGCAGGACGGCGTCCACCGCCCGCTCATGCGCCTCACGGTCCTTGCCGTACGATTTATGCGCCACGGTCGCCGACGCCACGCCCTTGGCCGCCGCAATCGCCAGACCGCCCGCGCCCTCGATGTTCGACAGCACCAGCACGACCTCATAGCCGCTGTCCGGCGCCTGACCGGCGTCGATCAGAGCCGCCATGTTGGAGCCCGCCCCCGAGATCAGGACGGCGACGCGGACGGGCGGGGCGGCTTGGGGCGACATGGCGCCTCGCATGACGGCGCGGGCGACGCTTGGCAAGTTCAAACGCGATCCACCCTTGTTGTCGGCTGGATTCGGGCGTTAGCGTGTAACGCCGACCGCATGGCGAGGGGTCGTGGGTTGGCGTGTACAGGGGACTATCGCATGAAAAGACTGATCTGCCTCGCGGCCATCGCCGCGATGCTGGGCGCGCCCGCGGCGGCGCTGACCCAGGAAAGCGGGACCAACAGCAGCAGCAACAATGGCGGGGGCGCCGCGATGCGCTCCGCAACCGACCGGTTCCGCAACGCCAACGCCGAGGCGATCGAAAAGGACTGGGCGCGCGCACCGGTCGAGGAGACCGAGGTCACGACGGCCCATTCGGTCAATGCGCACGGAAAGACCCTGCGCTACAAGGCGACGGCGGGCACCCTGACGATCCGCGATGACGCGGGGATGCCGACCGCCAGCCTGTTCTACACCGCCTATACACTGGAGGGTCAGCCGGTCGGGACGCGGCCGGTGACCTATCTCTACAACGGCGGACCAGGCTCGCCGACCGTGTGGCTGCATATGGGCTCGTTTGGGCCGATGCGGGTCCAGACCGATGAGCCGACCGTGGTGCGGCCGGCGCCCTTCGCCTTCGGCCCGAACGACCAGACTCTGCTGGATCAGACGGATCTGGTCTTCATCGACATGGTTGGCGCGGGCTTCTCGCGTCCGTTGGGCGAGACGCCGGGCTCGACCTTCTGGGGCGTGGACGGAGACGCCGACGCCTTCGCCCGCGCCATCATGCGCTACACGACCAAGTTCAGCCGTTGGTCCAGCCCGAAATACATCATCGGCGAATCCTATGGCACGCTGCGCACCGGTGCGGTGGCGTTCCAGCTTGAAGATCGCGGGATGTCGCTGAACGGCGTGGTGCTGCTGTCGTCGATCATGAACTACGGCGTGCGTCAGCCTGGGTATCCGCAGAACTTCGTCACCCTGTTGCCGACCTATGCGGCGACGGCCTGGTATCATCGCAAGCTGGCGAACCCGGCCGCGACGGTCGAGGAACAGGTTCAGCACGCGCGTGACTTCGCGTTGGGGCCATATGCATCAGCTCTGGCCAAGGGGCACATGATCTCTGACGCCGAGCGCGCCGATATCGTGCGCCAGATGAGCGAACTGACCGGCCTGTCGACCACCTTCATCGACAACGCCAATATGCGCGTGGACCTCGGCGCCTTCCGCAAGGAACTGCTGCGCGACCGGCGCCAGACGATCGGGCGGCTGGACACCCGCTACATGGGTCTGGACGAGGATGCGGCGGGCGGCGAGCCGGAGGATGATCCGTCCAGCTCGGCCGTGACGGGGGCCTATTTCGGCATCTTCCGCGACTATGTGGCAAACCAACTGAACTACAAGACCGACGTTGAATACCGGATGTCGGCGCGCGGTCTGCCGGGCTTCAACTGGAACTGGAGCCACCGTCCGCCGGTGGGCGGGCCGCAGACGACGCCGAACACGGCCATTGATCTGGCCACGGCGATGCGGCGCAATCCGTATCTGAAGGTGATGTCTCTGAACGGCTATTACGACGCCGCCACGCCCTTCTTCTCGACCGAGTTCGACCTGGCCCAGATGATGCTGGAGCCCAGCCTGCGGCCGAACCTGGAGTTCACCTACTATGAGGGCGGGCACATGATGTACCTTAGCCACGACGCCCTGGTGAAGCTACACGCCGACCTGTCGCGCTTCTACGCCGAGACGGCGAACGGCGGGGCGCGGTAAGCCCCGCGCGAACTGGGAGCGGTTTAGGCCGCTTCCAGTTGTCCGCAGACGAAGGCGACTTCGCCGGCGTTGAGCAGGGCGGCCAAAACTGGCTCGGCGTTCTCGGGCGCGACGATCAGGATGAAGCCGACGCCGCAGTTGAAGGTGCGGCGCATCTCGTGGTCGCTGATGCCGCCGGTTTCAGCCAGCCACTGGAAGACGGCGGGCATGGGCCAGGCGTTCCAGTCGAAGCGGGCCTGCAGACCCTCGGCGATGCAGCGGGGCGGGTTTTCGATCAGGCCGCCGCCGGTGATGTGGGCCGCGCCCTTGACCAGGCCCGCCTTCATGATCGGCAGCACCGGCTTCACATAGATGCGGGTCGGCTCCATCAGGGCCTGGGCCAGCGAACGGTCCTTGGCGAAGGGGGCGTCGTCGCCCCAGGCCAGGCCGGACTTCTCGACCACCTTGCGCACCAGCGAATAGCCGTTGGAGTGCGGGCCGGTGGAGGCCAGGCCGATGATGACGTCGCCGGCCGCCTGACGATCCAGATAGGGCAGGGCGTGGCCGCGCTCGACGGCGCCCAGGCTGAAGCCGGCCAGATCATAGTCGCCTTCGGTGTACATGCCCGGCATTTCGGCGGTCTCGCCGCCGACAAGGGCGCAGCTGGCCTGACGGCAGCCCTCGGCGATGCCGGCGACCACGCGGCGGGCGGCGTCGATCTCAAGCCGGCCGGTGGCGTAATAGTCGAGGAACAGTAGGGGCTCGGCGCCCTGGGCCAACAGGTCGTTGACGCACATTGCGACCAGGTCGACGCCGACGCCGTCATGACGACCGGTCTCGATCGCGATCTTCAGCTTGGTGCCGACACCGTCCGTCGTCGTGACGATCAACGGATCTTCGAAGCCGGCGGCCTTGAGGTCGAACAGGGCGCCGAATCCGCCCAGTGAGGGCTCCGATCCGGGGCGCGCCGTCGATTTCGCCAGCGGCTTGATATGTTCGACCAGCATTTCGCCCGCGTCGATATCCACGCCCGCATCGGCGTAGGTCAGACCGTTTTCGAGAGGCTTTTGGGTGTCGCTCATGGGATCTCGGGCCTGAATCGGGGCGGAAATGCAGCGCGGCTCTTGCCACAGGTAGGATGCGCGGGGCTATAGCATCGGAATGACGCCGATCACCACCACCGAGGCGCTGGCCGATTTCTGCGCCCGCGTAGCCAACGCTCCCTTCATCACGGTCGACACCGAGTTCATGCGGGAAACGACCTATTGGCCGAAGCTCTGCCTGATCCAGGCGGCCTCGGCCGATCACGCCGCCATCATCGACCCGATGGCGGAGGGGCTGGATCTGGAGCCGTTCTTGGACCTGCTGCGCGACGAGAAGATCGTGAAGGTCTTCCACGCCTGTCGCCAGGACGTGGAAATCTTCGTGCGCCTTGGGGCCATGCCCAAGCCGATGTTCGACACTCAGGTCGCCGCCATGGCCGCCGGGTTCGGCGAGCAGGTCGCTTATGATTCGCTGGTGCGGCAGATGCTGCGCATCGAGGTGGACAAGGGCAGCCGCTTCACCGACTGGGCGCGCCGGCCGTTGTCGGACAACCAGCTGGTCTATGCGCTGGGCGACGTGACCCATCTGGCGGCGCTGTATCCCAAGCTGCGCGACCGGCTGCAGAAGGAAGGCCGGCTGGAGTGGGTGATGTCGGAGATGGAGAGCCTGACCGATCCGGCCCTCTACGACACCAATCCTGAAAACGCCTGGAAGCGGCTGAAGCCCAAGAAGTTCTCGGCCAAATATCTGGCGGCGTTCAAGGCCGTCGCCGTCTGGCGCGAGCGGGCGGCGCAGGAGCGCGACCAGCCGCGCGGCCGCATCCTGAAGGACGAGGGCATCGACGAGATCGCCCAACAGACCCCGACGGATGTCGAGGCCTTCAATCGCCTGCGCTCGGTGCCGAAGGGTTTCGGCGGGTCACGGCTGGGTCTGGAACTGGCCGAGGAGTTGAAGCGGGTTCTGGCCGATCCCGAGGCCTTTGCGCCCGAGATGGAGCGCCCCGCCCACCGCCAGCCGGCGCCGCCGTCGGTCGTGGAGCTGTTGAAGGTGCTGCTGAAGGCCAAGAGCGACAACGCCGGCGTGGCCTCCAAGCTGATCGCCACCGTGTCGGACCTGGAAAAGATCGCCATCAGCGACGATGCCGACATTGACGCCATGAAGGGCTGGCGCCGCCAGATCTTCGGTGAGGACGCGCTGAAGCTGAAGCGCGGGGAGATCGCCCTGGTGCTGAACGGCGCGCGGGTGGAAGTCGTCGAGATCGAGTAGGGAGAACGTCTCCTCCCCATGCAATGGAGAAAGGGACCGCCCCGGGGTCTCGCCAAAGGCGAGCCCGATACCAGGCTGAGCGGTGGAGGGGCTCTTGAAGTCTCACAGCCGCCTGCGCTGCGGCTTAGAACCCCTCCGTCACGGCGCTGAAGAAGCGCCGCGCCACCTCCCCGCCAAGTGGGAAGGAGACGCGTCGCCTAAATCTTCAGCCCCAGGTCCATCGCCTCGGCGAGGGCCTTGGCGCGCTTCTTGGTCTGTTCGCCCAGGAGGACGTCGGCGTAGCCTTCGGTCGCCGTCAGCCGCAGGTCGCCGCCTTTGACCTTGGCGGCGGCGTTGGCCATCAGCTGGGGCGAGCGCCCGGACAGATCGCAGGCGAGACGGATCGCCAGGCCGATGGCGCGGGCGCGCTTGGCGGCGGCGGCGTCGAGCAGGCGGTCGATGACCTCGGGCTGAGGCGTGGCGGGCGCGCCGCCGTAGCGGGCGTTCATCGCGCTGGCCAAAAAGGCGCGTTCCGTGTGGCTGATGCCGGCGACGGGCGCGCGCAGCACCTGGTCGAAGACTAGCTCCAGCCGGTGATCCGGGTGCAGTCGCGCGCCCAGATCCGCCAGACGGCAGGCGGCGCTGACCAGCACGGCGTCGCGTTTCTCGCCGAACACCTCGGGCAGGGCGGCGACGATTTCGGAAATCCAGCCGTTCAGCGCGCCGGGCAGGGCGGGGGCCACGCCCTGACGACCGCCCAGGGCGGTGCAGCCGGCCAGAAGCGGATCGGCCGTCCGCGTCGCCTCATCCAGCGTCTCGAACAGCAGGCCCTCGCGCACGCCCCACGCCGACATCTCGATCTGTTTGAGACCCAGATGTTTGATCAAGGCCTCGAGCACCAGGCCGGCGTAGGGCAGGGTCTCGGCGCGCTTCTTCGACACGCCGGGCAGTTTGGCCAGGCTGGCCGCCGACTGTTGCGCGACCAGACGCGCGGTCTCCAAAGCCTCATCGGCCGACATCTGATACTGATGCACGACTTTCAGCGGATAGGATTTCAAACCCATATGGACCTGGGCCAAGGTGCGCCAGGCGCCGCCCACGGCGTAGAGGCGCTCGCTCTTGAACTGGGCTGCGACCGGTTTCAGGGCCTGATCGATACGGGCCTTGATGCGCTCGGCGTCGAAGGCCTTGCCGTCAGCCAAGGCAAACGGACCCAACGGCAGGGTCAGACCGTTCTCGACGCCGTCTCCGTTCAGCCGGGTCAGCTCCAGACTGGCGCCGCCCATGTCGGCCGAGACGCCGTGAGCCAGGGGCGCGCCGGCCAAGACGCCCATGGCCGCGTATTTGGCCTCTTCCTCACCCGACAGGACGCGGATCTGGAGGCCGGTCTCGGCGGCGACGCGCTCGCAGAACTCCGGCCCGTCCAAGGCTTCGCGCACGGCGGCGGTGGCGGCGATCAGGGTCGCGTCAGGCCGCACGCCCTCCAGAACGGCGGCGAAACGGCGCAGCGCCGTCATCGCCATGACCACGCCCTCGGGCGACAGCTTGCGGGTCGTCGGCAGGTCGCGGCCCAGGCCGGCCAGAACCTTCTCATTATAGACGGTCCAGATCGCGCGGCCTTCCAGCCGGTACAGGACCAGACGAACCGAGTTTGAACCGATGTCGATCGCGGCGATGTCGCGGTCGGTAAGCATGATGTCGGGCATCAGCGGCCTGGACGCTCGTAGCGCAGGACGGCGGGCAGGCTCTTGGCCTTGCGGCCGCGCCCGGACAGGCTGGGGTTGGTCATGAAGTATTTGTGGGCCGAGAAGGGCCGCTCAGGATCGGCGGGGGTGACGCGTGTATAGCGCCCTTCGGCGTCCAGCACCCAGCTTTGTGCATCGTCCTTCAGATTGGCGACCATGATCTGGTCCAGCACCTGATCGTGGACGGTGGCGTTTCGGATCGGCGTCATCAGCTCGACCCGGCGATCCAGGTTGCGCGTCATCCAGTCGGCCGAGGAGATGAAGACCTTAGCCTTGTCATGCGGCAGGTCCTTGCCATTTGCGAAACAGACGATGCGGCTGTGTTCCAGGAAGCGGCCGACGATCGACTTGACCCGGATATTCTCCGACAGGCCCGGCACGCCGGGACGCAGGCAGCAGATGCCGCGCACGACCAGATCGATCCGCACGCCCCACTGGCTGGCCCGGTACAGGGCGTCGATGATCTCGACGTCGACCAGGGCGTTCAGCTTGACCCAGATGGCGGCGGGCTTGCCCATGGCGGCGGCCGACATTTCCTTGCCGATCAGTTCGATCAGCGTGGCCTTCATGTTCAGCGGCGAGACGACCAGGGCTTCGAGGTGGTCCGGCGTCGCATAGCCGGTGATGTAGTTGAACACCCGCGTCGCATCGCGCCCCAGGACGGGGTCGCAGGAGAACAGCGACAGATCGGTGTAAACCTTGGCCGTCACGGGGTGATAGTTGCCGGTGCCGAAGTGGCAGTAGGTGCGCAGGCCCTCGCCCTCGCGCCGGACGACGACGCTGACCTTGGCGTGGGTCTTGTATTCGACGAAGCCGAAGACGACGTGGACGCCGGCCCGCTCCATCGCCCGCGCCCAGCGCAGATTGGCCTCTTCGTCGAAGCGGGCCTTCAGTTCGACCAGGGCGGTGACGTTCTTGCCGTTCTCGGCCGCCTCGATCAGGGCGGCTACGATGGGGCTGTCCTTGGACGTGCGATACAGCGTCTGTTTGATGGCGATGACGTTGGGGTCGCGCGCCGCCTGACGCAGGAACTGAACCACCACGTCGAAGCTCTCGAACGGGTGGTGGATCAGCAGGTCCTTCTCGCGGATGGCCGCGAACACGTCGCCGCCATTGTCGCGGACGCGTTCGGGATAGCGGGGTTCATAGCCCTTGAACTTCAGGTCCGGGTGGCCGCCGGGGATCAGGTCCGACAGCTGGGCCAGACCAAGCATGCCGTCGACCAGAACCACGTCCTGGGGCGCGGCCTCCAGCTCGCTGACGATGAAGTCGCGCAGATCGACAGGCATGGACGCCTCGATCTTGACCCGCACCACCGAGCCCAGGCGACGCTGCTTCAGCGCCTCCTCGAACTCCAGCACGAGGTCCTCGGCCTCTTCCTCGATCTCGATGTCCGAGTCGCGGATCAGGCGCAGGACGCCTTTTTCCTGAACCTCGCAGCCGGGGAACAGGTGATCGATGAACAGCAGCAGCACGTTTTCCAGCGTGATGAACCGCTTGTGCCCCGGCGTGGAGCGTCCGTCGGTCGGCAGTTCCCAGAACCGGCGCACCTGGGTCGGCACCGGCACCAAGGCGTAGAAGGTCTTGGTCTCGCCCTTGCGCTTCAGCTTCAGCGCCAGGGAGAAGCCCAGGTTGGGCAGGAAGGGGAAGGGGTGGGCCGGGTCGATGGCGAGCGGCGTCAGGACGGCGAAGAGTTGGTTCAGGAACTCGGGTTCCAGACGCTCGCGCTCGGTTTTGGTGATCTTTTGGCGATCGACGATCTCGATGCCGGCGACGGTCAGCTCCTTCTTCAGCTGACGCCAGCGCAGCTGCTGTTCGGCCATCAGCTCGCCGGCGGCGATGTTGATCCGCTCCAGCTGTTCGGCGGGCGTCAGGCCGTCGGCGGACAGGACGCGCAGCCGTTCGCGCAACTGACCCTTCAGGCCGGCGACGCGGGTCATGAAGAACTCGTCCAGGTTATTGGCCGAGATGGACAGGAACCGCAGCCGCTCCAGCAGCGGGTGGTTGGCGTTGGCCGCTTCTTCCAGCACGCGTTCGTTGAACGCCAGCCACGAGGTTTCGCGATTGAAGAACCGGCTGGGCGAGGCCATCAGCTCTTCGCTCAGCGCCAGTTGGGGGGCGCGAGAGGCGGGAACCTCTTCGCCTCGGGTGTCGTCATGGATCGCGGCGTCGGTCATGAACCGGTTCTCGCGCGCGCGTGTGACGGCCGCAAGCGGGCGCCGAGAAAATGTCGCGGGTCAGTCGGCGGCGGCGTCCATGGCGTCCAGCACCTGACGCGCCAGAACGCGGGTGACGGGGCGGTGGAGGGCGTCCAGACGTTCGACCACCGCGGCGGCGGTCTCGGCCGAGCGGTCCAGGCGGCGGACCAGATAGTCGATCACGTCGTCGGACGGGGTGATGCTGCGTTCGGCGAAGCGGGCGCGCAGGATGGCCGACAGGACCGCGTCGTCGGGCGCGGCGATGGCCACGGCGCGCACGGCGTCCAGCCGCGAACGCAGATCGGGCAGATCGACCGACCACTGACGCGGGGTCGAGCGCGACACCAGCAGCAGGGCGCCGCCGCCGGAGTTGGCCAGGTTGATCAGATGAAACAGGCTTTCGTCGTCGGCGTCCGCAGCACGGTCCAGCAGGACCGGCCGGCCTTCCAGTTCCAGCGGATCGATCAGCGCGGCCTCGGCGCCGTTCAGCGGCACGGCGCCGACCCGCTCGGCCCAGTCGGCGGCGAGGCGGCTCTTGCCCGATCCCGGGGGGCCGTGCAGCGCCAGCACCGCGCCCACGCCATCGGGCCAGCGGGCCAGGACGCGCACGGCCTCGGCGTTGCTGTCGGAGGTCACGAAGGCCTCGCCCGCAACCGGCCGCTCCAGCGGCAGACGCAGCTGGTCGGTCGTCGTCGGGGGCAGGGCGCTCAGCGCGGACATGCGTCTTTCATAGCAGAGCCCGGCGTTAACCGCGTCAGGCCCGCTCTGTTGGTTGCGGGGAGCGAACCGCGCCCCTGTGGATGAATCAGGCGAATTCGGCCAGGGCGGGGTTCAGCTTGCCGGCCTTGAACTCGGTCACCGTGTAATCGGCCAGGCCGTCAACCTGGAACGGATCGTCCTTCAGCAGGGTCTCCAGCTCTTGCTTGGTCCCGCCGCTGCGCACCACCAGAATGCCGCCGGTGCGCGGCACCATCGGCCCGGCGGCGATGATCAGGCCGCTGGCGACATGCTGATCCAGCCACGCGCGATGCTCGACCGTCCGCGCCTCGATGGCTTCGATGGGCTGGGTGTAGGTGATGGTGACGATGAACATGGCGGCCTCGGGCGGGATGGAAGCGCCAGATATCATGCGCGGCGGCAGGCTTTGCAACGGCTGAAACCTTGACTTTCCGGGGCGATGATGCGCCCTACGCCGCTTCGATTTCGGGCGCCGACGGCGTCGGATTCCACCGCCCAGAGACTCCAGACGGTTCGTTTCATGCACGCCTATCGCTCCCACACCTGCGGCGCCCTGCGCGCCTCTGACGCCGGTTCCGCTGTTCGCCTGTCGGGCTGGGTTCACCGCAAGCGCGACCACGGCGGTTTGCTGTTCATCGACCTGCGCGACCACTACGGCCTGACGCAGCTGGTTCTGCACCCCGAGACGCCGGGCTTCGCCGCCGTGGAGCGTCTGCGCGCCGAGAGCGTGATCAAGGTCGATGGCGAGGTGGTCGCGCGCGACGCCTCGGTGGTGAACCCCAACCTGCCGACCGGCGAGGTCGAGGTGCGCGTCCAGGGCGTCGAGGTGCTGTCCGAAGCCGCCGAACTGCCGATGCCGGTCTTTGGGGATCAGGAATATCCCGAGGATATCCGCCTGGCCAACCGCTTCCTGGATCTGCGCCGCGAGCGACTGCACAAGAACATCGTGCTGCGCTCCAAGGTGATTTCCTCGATCCGCCGTCGCATGGTCGATCAGGGCTTCCTGGAGTATCAGACGCCGATCCTGACGGCCTCGTCGCCGGAAGGCGCGCGCGACTTCCTGGTGCCGTCGCGACTGCATCCGGGCAAGTTCTATGCGCTGCCCCAGGCGCCGCAGCAGTTCAAGCAGCTGCTGATGGTCTCGGGCTTCGACCGCTACTTCCAGATCGCGCCGTGCTTCCGTGACGAAGACCTGCGCGCCGACCGGTCGCTGGAGTTTTATCAGCTCGACGTCGAGATGAGCTTCGTGACCCAGGAAGACGTCTTCGCCGCCATCGAGCCGCTGATGCACGGCGTGTTCGAGGAGTTCGGCGACGGCAAGCCGGTCTCGGCCATCGACGGCGTCCATACCTTCACCAACGACTTCGGCGAGACGTTCGAGCACAAGGGTTTCGAGCGCCTGACCTACGCCCAGTCGATGGCCTGGTACGGTTCGGACAAGCCGGACCTGCGCAACCCGATCAAGATGCAGGTGGTGTCGGACCATTTCCGCGACGGCGGCTTCGGCCTGTTCGCCAAGATCCTGGGTGCGGACGACAAGAACGCGGTCTGGGCCATTCCGGCCCCCACGGGCGGTTCGCGCGCCTTCTGCGACCGCATGAACAGCTGGGCGCAGGGCGAGGGCCAGCCGGGCCTGGGTTATATCTTCTGGTCCGAGGACCAGGGCGCCTGGGGCGGCCCGATCGCCAAGAACCTGGGTCAGGAACCGACCAAGGCCCTGATGTCGTCGCTCGGTCTGGGCCAGGGCGACGCCGCCTTCTTCGTCGCCGGCCTGCCTGCGACCTTCGCCAAGTTCGCCGGCCTGGCTCGCACTCGCGTCGGCACGGAGCTGAAGCTGGTGGACGAAGACCAGTTCAAATTCTGCTGGATCGTCGACTTCCCCATGTTCGAATGGTCGGAAGACGAGAAGAAGGTCGACTTCAGCCACAACCCCTTCTCCATGCCGCAGGGCGGACTGGAGGCCCTGGAGAACCAGGATCCGCTGACCATCCGCGCCTATCAGTACGACATCGTCTGCAACGGCTATGAGCTGTGCTCGGGCGCGATCCGGAACCACAAGGCCGAGATCATGCTGAAGGCGTTCGAGATCGCCGGCTATGACGCCTCGGTGGTCGAGGAGCAGTTCGGCGGCATGCTGAACGCCTTCCGCTTCGGCGCCCCGCCGCACGGCGGCCTGGCCCCCGGCATCGACCGCATCGTCATGCTGCTGGCCGGCGAGACGGCCATACGCGAGGTCATCGCCTTCCCGCTGAACCAGCAGGGCGAGGATCTACTGATGAACGCGCCGACCGAGGCCGAGGAGCGCCAGCTGAAGGATGTCCACATCCGCACGGCGCTGCCGATCAAGGTGTGATCGGCGAGGTCTGATCAAGGACGAAGAATGGGGGACGCTTCGCGGCGTCCCCCTTTTTGTTCGCGCCCAAGGCGAGCACGATTGCCTGCAACCGTTGACCGGGATTTACGTTCGGATCGGACGTTAATCTTTCGGTAACCAAATGCGACGCGCCATTCGACTGGGTATCTTCATCGGCACCGTGCTGGGCATGAGCGCCTGTGCGACCCAGTATGACGCCAATGGCCGGCCGGTTTCGGGCGCTTACGGCTCGGTCGAAGCCGGGCCGGCGGGCTGAGCGCAAAGGAAAACATGGCGCTGGTCGCGATCCTGCCCTAGTGTAGCGCTGCGGACGCCGTCTGTCGCGCCGCGTCGGTCCCCAAAACCCCCTAGATGTTACTCATCGCTATTGCTGTCGTTCTGCTCCTGGTGGTGCTCAACGGCTTGTTCGCCATGACTGAATTGGCGGTCGTCTCCTCTCGGAAATCCAAGCTGCAGGCGAGGGCGGAACGAGGAGACCGGGGGGCCAGGGCGGCGCTGAAGCTGTCGGAAGAACCGACCCAGTTCCTGTCCGCCGTTCAGGTGGGCATCACCCTGATCGGCATTCTGGCGGGCGCCTATGGTCAGGCGACCATCGCGGGCGAACTTGATCGCATTCTGGAAGCCGCCTTCCCGGCGCTGGCGCAATACACCGAATTCTTCGCGACCGCCGTGGTGGTCGTGTGCATCACCTATGTCTCGCTGATCATCGGCGAACTGGTGCCCAAGCGCCTGGCGCTGATCTTTCCCGAGACGGTGGCGTCCAAGATGGCCAAGCCGATCTCGACGCTGGCGATCGTGCTGAAGCCCTTCGTCCTGCTGCTGACCGCCTCGACCTCGGGCATTCTGAAGCTGCTGGGCGTCAAGGATCGCGACGGATCGGACGTGACCCAGGAAGAGGTGGCCACCATTTTGGCCGAGGGCACCTCGGCCGGCCTGATCGAACCGGAAGAGCAGGAGATGATCGAGGAGATCATGCGCCTGGGCGACCGTCCGGTGCGGGTGGCCATGACGCCGCGCCACGAGGTGTTCTGGATCGCCCTTGACGACCCCGAGGAGGTGGTGCGCGAGGAAATCCGCACCTGCCCCTATTCGCGCATCGTCGTGGCGCGCGAGAACGACGTCGATAATCCGCTCGGCCTGGTGCACAAGAAGGACCTGCTGGACGCTCTGCTGACGACCGGCAAGATCGATGTGGAGCCGCTTGTCGCCGAGCCGGCCTTCATTCCTCAGTCGACCTCGGTGCTGAAGGCGCTGGAAATCCTGAAGGGCTCGCGGGTCCACATGGCCTTCATCGTCGACGAATACGGCGCCTTCGAAGGCGTGGTGACGGCGACCGACATCCTGGAGATGATCGCCGGCGACTTCGACGAGGGCCATGACGAAGAGCAGGCCTGGATCCATCAACGCGCGGATGGCACCTGGCTGGTGGACGGCCAGACCGACCTCGACGATCTCGCCGACACCCTGGGCGAGGACTTCGGCGAGCATGAAGGCTTCCACACCGTCGCCGGCCTGATTCTGCACCAGATCTCGCGCGTCCCGGACGAGGGCGAAGTGCTGCAGGTGGGTCGATTCGAGGTCGAGGTCGTGGATATGGACGACCGCCGTATCGACAAGCTGATCTTCAAGGAACTGGTGAAGGCCGAGGACGAGCGGGACGCCATCGCCGCGCATCTGGAAGACTGATCGCAAGTGTCACATCGCCCTTGAAATGGCGGGCGGTGTCGGGCATACGCCCCCCTCTGGCGAACGCACGGACCTCTCGGGTTTGCGCGGTAGTCTAGGAGTTTAGCTCAGCTGGTAGAGCACCGGTCTCCAAAACCGGGGGTCGTGGGTTCGAGTCCCCCAACTCCTGCCAATCCCCCCTGTCGCTTCCGGATGGGACTTCCCATCTGGGGCGACAGGAACAATTGTGTGAAGAGCAACTGATGGCCAAGGCCAAAACTCCCGGCAAGCGGCCTCAAGGCAGCGCGAAGCCCCAGATGGGCGCCAAGCCTCAGGCGGCCGGCGCCGCCGCCATCACGGTCGATTCGCCCGAGCCCAAGAAGCCCCGCACCAGCCCCGGCCAGTTCCTGAGCCAGGTGCGCGCCGAAGGCCGCAAGATCGTCTGGCCCAGCCGCAAGGAGACCTGGATCACCTCGGTGATGGTCTTCATCATGGTCATCATCGCCTCGATCTTCTTCTGGATCGTGGACACCGGCCTGGGCTACG
This genomic interval carries:
- a CDS encoding hemolysin family protein, which encodes MLLIAIAVVLLLVVLNGLFAMTELAVVSSRKSKLQARAERGDRGARAALKLSEEPTQFLSAVQVGITLIGILAGAYGQATIAGELDRILEAAFPALAQYTEFFATAVVVVCITYVSLIIGELVPKRLALIFPETVASKMAKPISTLAIVLKPFVLLLTASTSGILKLLGVKDRDGSDVTQEEVATILAEGTSAGLIEPEEQEMIEEIMRLGDRPVRVAMTPRHEVFWIALDDPEEVVREEIRTCPYSRIVVARENDVDNPLGLVHKKDLLDALLTTGKIDVEPLVAEPAFIPQSTSVLKALEILKGSRVHMAFIVDEYGAFEGVVTATDILEMIAGDFDEGHDEEQAWIHQRADGTWLVDGQTDLDDLADTLGEDFGEHEGFHTVAGLILHQISRVPDEGEVLQVGRFEVEVVDMDDRRIDKLIFKELVKAEDERDAIAAHLED
- the secE gene encoding preprotein translocase subunit SecE; translation: MAKAKTPGKRPQGSAKPQMGAKPQAAGAAAITVDSPEPKKPRTSPGQFLSQVRAEGRKIVWPSRKETWITSVMVFIMVIIASIFFWIVDTGLGYAFRYIIALGS